One window from the genome of Dermacentor silvarum isolate Dsil-2018 chromosome 7, BIME_Dsil_1.4, whole genome shotgun sequence encodes:
- the LOC119459251 gene encoding histone H2A, whose product MSGRGKGGKAKGKSKTRSSRAGLQFPVGRIHRLLRKGNYAERVGAGAPVYLAAVLEYLAAEVLELAGNAARDNKKTRIIPRHLQLAIRNDEELNKLLSGVTIAQGGVLPNIQAVLLPKKTEKKA is encoded by the coding sequence aTGTCCGGACGTGGCAAAGGAGGCAAGGCAAAGGGCAAGAGCAAGACCCGTTCCAGCCGTGCGGGTCTCCAGTTCCCCGTGGGCCGTATCCACCGTCTCCTGCGCAAGGGAAACTACGCTGAGCGCGTCGGAGCGGGCGCTCCCGTCTACCTCGCGGCCGTCCTCGAGTACCTGGCTGCCGAAGTGCTCGAGCTCGCCGGCAACGCGGCTCGCGACAACAAGAAGACCAGGATCATCCCCCGCCACCTGCAGCTGGCCATCCGCAACGACGAGGAGCTGAACAAGCTGCTCTCCGGCGTTACCATCGCGCAGGGCGGCGTGTTGCCCAACATCCAAGCCGTGCTTCTGCCCAAGAAGACCGAGAAGAAGGCGTAA
- the LOC119458552 gene encoding histone H2B encodes MPPQPSGKAVKKAGKAQKNVRATDKKKKKRRRKESFSIYIYKVLKQVHPDTGVSSKAMSIMNSFVNDIFERIAAESSRLAHYNKRSTITSREIQTAVRLLLPGELAKHAVSEGTKAVTKYTSSK; translated from the coding sequence ATGCCTCCCCAGCCGAGCGGTAAGGCCGTGAAGAAGGCCGGCAAGGCGCAGAAGAATGTGCGCGCCAccgacaagaagaagaagaagcgccgcAGGAAGGAGAGCTTCTCCATCTACATCTACAAGGTGCTGAAGCAGGTGCACCCCGACACTGGAGTCTCCAGCAAGGCCATGTCCATCATGAACAGCTTCGTGAACGACATCTTCGAGCGCATCGCCGCCGAGTCGTCCCGTCTGGCTCACTACAACAAGCGCTCGACCATCACGAGCCgggagatccagactgccgtgcgtctgctgctgccgGGCGAGCTGGCCAAGCACGCCGTGTCCGAGGGCACCAAAGCCGTCACCAAGTACACCAGCTCCAAGTAG
- the LOC119458564 gene encoding uncharacterized protein LOC119458564 yields MSGRGKGGKGLGKGGAKRHRKVLRDNIQGITKPAIRRLARRGGVKRISGLIYEETRGVLKVFLENVIRDAVTYTEHAKRKTVTAMDVVYALKRQGRTLYVWTLPSPSSAMARTKQTARKSTGGKAPRKQLATKAARKSAPATGGVKKPHRYRPGTVALREIRRYQKSTELLIRKLPFQRLVREIAQDFKTDLRFQSSAVMALQEASEAYLVGLFEDTNLSATAEMSGRGKGGKGLGKGGAKRHRKVLRDNIQGITKPAIRRLARRGGVKRISGLIYEETRGVLKVFLENVIRDAVTYTEHAKRKTVTAMDVVYALKRQGRTLYGFGG; encoded by the exons atGTCTGGACGTGGCAAGGGCGGCAAGGGGCTCGGCAAGGGTGGCGCCAAGCGTCATCGCAAGGTCTTGCGTGACAACATCCAGGGCATCACCAAGCCTGCCATCCGTCGTCTCGCTCGCCGTGGTGGTGTCAAGCGCATCTCTGGCCTGATCTACGAGGAGACGCGCGGTGTCCTCAAGGTGTTCCTCGAGAACGTGATCCGGGATGCCGTCACCTACACTGAGCACGCCAAGCGCAAGACCGTCACAGCCATGGACGTCGTGTACGCTCTGAAGCGCCAGGGCCGCACCCTCTACG TTTGGACGCTCCCGTCTCCTTCTTCCGCTATGGCCAGGACAAAGCAAACCGCCCGCAAGAGTACCGGCGGGAAGGCTCCGCGTAAGCAGCTTGCCACCAAGGCTGCTCGCAAGAGTGCACCTGCCACCGGCGGTGTCAAGAAGCCGCATCGTTATAGGCCGGGCACCGTGGCCCTGCGTGAAATCCGTCGTTACCAGAAGTCGACCGAGCTGCTGATCCGCAAGCTGCCGTTCCAGCGCCTGGTGAGGGAAATCGCGCAGGACTTCAAGACCGACCTGCGATTCCAGAGCTCGGCTGTGATGGCTCTTCAGGAGGCTAGCGAGGCCTACCTGGTCGGTCTCTTCGAGGACACCAACCTGT cagcaacagccgaaatGTCTGGACGTGGCAAGGGCGGCAAGGGGCTCGGCAAGGGTGGCGCCAAGCGTCATCGCAAGGTCTTGCGTGACAACATCCAGGGCATCACCAAGCCTGCCATCCGTCGTCTCGCTCGCCGTGGTGGTGTCAAGCGCATCTCTGGCCTGATCTACGAGGAGACGCGCGGTGTCCTCAAGGTGTTCCTCGAGAACGTGATCCGGGATGCCGTCACCTACACTGAGCACGCCAAGCGCAAGACCGTCACAGCCATGGACGTCGTGTACGCTCTGAAGCGCCAGGGCCGCACCCTCTACGGTTTCGGAGGCTAA
- the LOC119458570 gene encoding LOW QUALITY PROTEIN: histone H3 (The sequence of the model RefSeq protein was modified relative to this genomic sequence to represent the inferred CDS: substituted 1 base at 1 genomic stop codon) has translation MARTKQTARKSTGGKAPRKQLATKAARKSAPATGGVKKPHRYRPGTVALREIRRYQKSTELLIRKLPFQRLVREIAQDFKTDLRFQSSAVMALQEASEAYLVGLFEDTNLCAIHAKRVTIMPKDIQLARRIRGERAXVRPLSAPRSLASGKQHKTVLLRTTYMSASATGIRETTYSEPYPSRCGLSVCARLDGIYTYAEEARWCFARYASGEY, from the coding sequence ATGGCCAGGACAAAGCAAACCGCCCGCAAGAGTACCGGCGGGAAGGCTCCGCGTAAGCAGCTTGCCACCAAGGCTGCTCGCAAGAGTGCACCTGCCACCGGCGGTGTCAAGAAGCCGCATCGTTATAGGCCGGGCACCGTGGCCCTGCGTGAAATCCGTCGTTACCAGAAGTCGACCGAGCTGCTGATCCGCAAGCTGCCGTTCCAGCGCCTGGTGAGGGAAATCGCGCAGGACTTCAAGACCGACCTGCGATTCCAGAGCTCGGCTGTGATGGCTCTTCAGGAGGCTAGCGAGGCCTACCTGGTCGGTCTCTTCGAGGACACCAACCTGTGCGCCATCCATGCCAAGCGCGTTACCATCATGCCCAAGGACATCCAGCTGGCCCGCCGCATCCGTGGCGAGCGTGCCTAAGTTCGACCGCTGTCTGCACCGCGCAGCCTTGCGTCAGGCAAGCAACACAAAACGGTCCTTCTCAGGACCACCTACATGTCTGCTTCGGCTACGGGAATACGCGAGACCACGTACTCCGAACCGTACCCCTCTCGGTGTGGTCTGTCTGTGTGTGCTCGGCTGGATGGGATATATACATATGCTGAGGAGGCGAGGTGGTGCTTCGCACGATACGCAAGTGGTGAGTACTGA
- the LOC125946481 gene encoding histone H4 encodes MSGRGKGGKGLGKGGAKRHRKVLRDNIQGITKPAIRRLARRGGVKRISGLIYEETRGVLKVFLENVIRDAVTYTEHAKRKTVTAMDVVYALKRQGRTLYGFGG; translated from the coding sequence atGTCTGGACGTGGCAAGGGCGGCAAGGGGCTCGGCAAGGGTGGCGCCAAGCGTCATCGCAAGGTCTTGCGTGACAACATCCAGGGCATCACCAAGCCTGCCATCCGTCGTCTCGCTCGCCGTGGTGGTGTCAAGCGCATCTCTGGCCTGATCTACGAGGAGACGCGCGGTGTCCTCAAGGTGTTCCTCGAGAACGTGATCCGGGATGCCGTCACCTACACTGAGCACGCCAAGCGCAAGACCGTCACAGCCATGGACGTCGTGTACGCTCTGAAGCGCCAGGGCCGCACCCTCTACGGTTTCGGAGGCTAA
- the LOC119458521 gene encoding LOW QUALITY PROTEIN: histone H3 (The sequence of the model RefSeq protein was modified relative to this genomic sequence to represent the inferred CDS: substituted 1 base at 1 genomic stop codon): MARTKQTARKSTGGKAPRKQLATKAARKSAPATGGVKKPHRYRPGTVALREIRRYQKSTELLIRKLPFQRLVREIAQDFKTDLRFQSSAVMALQEASEAYLVGLFEDTNLCAIHAKRVTIMPKDIQLARRIRGERAXVRPLSAPRSLASGKQHKTVLLRTTYMSASATGIRETTYSEPYPSRCGLSVCARLDGIYTYAEEARWCFARYASGKY, encoded by the coding sequence ATGGCCAGGACAAAGCAAACCGCCCGCAAGAGTACCGGCGGGAAGGCTCCGCGTAAGCAGCTTGCCACCAAGGCTGCTCGCAAGAGTGCACCTGCCACCGGCGGTGTCAAGAAGCCGCATCGTTATAGGCCGGGCACCGTGGCCCTGCGTGAAATCCGTCGTTACCAGAAGTCGACCGAGCTGCTGATCCGCAAGCTGCCGTTCCAGCGCCTGGTGAGGGAAATCGCGCAGGACTTCAAGACCGACCTGCGATTCCAGAGCTCGGCTGTGATGGCTCTTCAGGAGGCTAGCGAGGCCTACCTGGTCGGTCTCTTCGAGGACACCAACCTGTGCGCCATCCATGCCAAGCGCGTTACCATCATGCCCAAGGACATCCAGCTGGCCCGCCGCATCCGTGGCGAGCGTGCCTAAGTTCGACCGCTGTCTGCACCGCGCAGCCTTGCGTCAGGCAAGCAACACAAAACGGTCCTTCTCAGGACCACCTACATGTCTGCTTCGGCTACGGGAATACGCGAGACCACGTACTCCGAACCGTACCCCTCTCGGTGTGGTCTGTCTGTGTGTGCTCGGCTGGATGGGATATATACATATGCTGAGGAGGCGAGGTGGTGCTTCGCACGATACGCAAGTGGTAAGTACTGA